The following are encoded in a window of Sutcliffiella horikoshii genomic DNA:
- a CDS encoding TIR domain-containing protein has protein sequence MSKTVFVSYHSANEDTIYKNLLVAWSKNDSGHFDIKFDDTSVGISINSTNATYIKSVIKRKISDSSVFLCLVGENTHNSDWVTWEIAKAVELNKKIVAVKIKSTYTTPTNLYGVGATWALSFSYESIKAALDK, from the coding sequence ATGTCTAAAACAGTATTTGTAAGCTATCATTCTGCCAATGAAGATACGATCTATAAAAATTTATTGGTTGCATGGTCAAAAAATGATAGTGGTCATTTCGATATTAAGTTTGATGATACATCAGTAGGAATTTCAATCAATTCAACAAATGCCACGTACATAAAGAGTGTAATAAAAAGAAAGATTAGTGATAGCTCAGTTTTCCTTTGTCTAGTTGGGGAAAACACTCATAACAGTGACTGGGTAACATGGGAAATTGCTAAAGCCGTAGAACTTAATAAAAAAATCGTAGCTGTAAAAATAAAAAGCACATATACAACTCCAACTAATTTATATGGTGTGGGTGCGACTTGGGCATTGAGTTTTTCATATGAATCAATTAAAGCAGCACTAGACAAATAA
- a CDS encoding DUF4231 domain-containing protein, translated as MTEQEYLIERLEDQISWYDKKSGQAQRYYKWMKRLVIIISASIPLFVGFIAEAKVWATIVGTLGVIIAGIEGWLSLSKYHENWIEYRSICETLKHEKYMFLTKTGVYNGIEDPFKYFVERVESIISKENVNWANLNSKNNGG; from the coding sequence TTGACCGAACAAGAGTATTTGATAGAAAGGTTAGAAGACCAAATTTCCTGGTACGATAAAAAAAGCGGACAGGCACAGAGATACTACAAATGGATGAAACGTTTAGTAATTATTATTTCTGCTTCTATTCCACTGTTCGTTGGCTTTATAGCAGAGGCTAAAGTATGGGCTACCATTGTGGGCACACTTGGAGTTATTATCGCTGGTATTGAAGGCTGGTTAAGCCTCTCAAAATATCATGAAAATTGGATAGAATATAGGAGTATTTGCGAAACATTGAAACATGAAAAGTATATGTTTTTAACAAAAACCGGTGTTTATAACGGAATTGAAGATCCTTTTAAGTATTTTGTTGAAAGAGTAGAAAGTATTATTTCAAAAGAAAACGTTAATTGGGCAAACTTAAACAGTAAAAACAATGGGGGATAA
- a CDS encoding DUF4352 domain-containing protein: MLKNITMILGMVIFVGILAACGSEESSKKVDAPKESASAGNSEESVANLEDIDWENMSESDWENINLSKKQFEQLLEEMTTPDESGEIIYSEAKMEDDINIVITLNNSDGDTLENSMTAPFTDAIIRQFYKHSAFFRNEEPIIKVVDLSGYVVMENNEELEFDESGETAGGEELGTFAVGDKVDVAGYVITINGVSLTEERNEYADENPEEVLALEITLQNSTQEEIYFNAYELELYDANGTLMEVYPLDNFDATLQPGKNSSGTVFFGVSGDSPYELFYTEWISGTKAMWNISPQ, from the coding sequence TTGTTAAAGAATATAACAATGATTTTAGGTATGGTTATATTTGTGGGTATTTTAGCAGCATGTGGATCTGAGGAATCATCTAAAAAGGTTGACGCTCCAAAAGAGAGCGCTTCCGCTGGAAATAGTGAAGAATCAGTAGCCAATCTTGAAGACATAGATTGGGAGAATATGAGTGAGTCAGACTGGGAGAATATTAACCTTTCAAAAAAGCAATTTGAACAATTGCTAGAAGAAATGACTACTCCAGATGAGTCAGGTGAAATAATATATAGTGAAGCTAAGATGGAAGACGATATTAACATAGTTATAACTCTAAATAACTCTGACGGAGATACATTGGAGAACTCAATGACTGCACCTTTTACTGATGCTATTATTAGGCAGTTTTATAAACATTCTGCTTTTTTCAGAAATGAGGAGCCGATTATCAAAGTAGTTGATCTTTCTGGATATGTTGTGATGGAAAATAACGAAGAACTAGAATTTGATGAATCAGGAGAAACAGCTGGCGGAGAAGAATTGGGTACCTTTGCAGTTGGTGATAAAGTGGATGTGGCCGGATATGTCATTACAATTAATGGGGTTTCCTTAACTGAAGAGCGTAATGAATATGCGGATGAGAACCCTGAAGAAGTATTAGCCTTAGAAATTACGCTACAGAACTCCACACAAGAAGAGATTTATTTTAATGCGTATGAATTAGAGTTATATGATGCTAATGGAACCTTGATGGAAGTTTATCCGTTAGATAATTTTGATGCAACATTGCAACCTGGGAAAAATTCTTCTGGGACAGTATTTTTTGGAGTTTCGGGAGACAGTCCATATGAGCTCTTTTACACCGAATGGATTTCAGGCACGAAAGCTATGTGGAATATTTCACCACAATAA
- a CDS encoding M48 family metallopeptidase translates to MIHTYSGETIHFEIKYKNRKSIAIRMDVYGNVEVQAPKGTEDEKVIRLLEERWELIQEKSKEMKDRLRGQQEKEYSQEEKVLYLGNTYPVKVYQDITIEQDYVVFDEKHINVYVKQVEDGKIKQALKRFYYQQCKAIVEKSVKSYQSNFKVKPRSIRISDSKTTWGTCDSQLQLTFNWKLAMAPMKVIDYVVVHEMCHMIHLNHDRSFWRLVGKISPDYKEQESWLAQSSWKMNI, encoded by the coding sequence ATGATACATACATATTCAGGAGAAACCATCCATTTTGAGATAAAATACAAAAATCGCAAATCCATTGCAATTCGTATGGACGTCTATGGAAATGTGGAAGTCCAGGCTCCTAAAGGTACAGAGGATGAAAAAGTGATTCGATTGCTGGAGGAAAGGTGGGAACTGATTCAAGAAAAATCGAAGGAAATGAAGGACAGACTGCGTGGGCAGCAGGAGAAGGAATACAGCCAGGAGGAGAAGGTTCTTTATTTAGGAAACACCTATCCTGTAAAAGTTTATCAAGATATTACTATTGAACAAGATTATGTCGTGTTTGATGAAAAACATATAAATGTATATGTGAAACAGGTGGAGGACGGAAAGATAAAACAGGCTTTAAAGAGATTTTATTACCAGCAATGCAAAGCTATCGTGGAGAAGAGTGTAAAATCCTATCAAAGTAACTTTAAAGTAAAACCACGGTCGATCCGTATATCTGATAGTAAGACTACATGGGGAACGTGTGATTCCCAATTACAGTTAACTTTCAATTGGAAGTTGGCGATGGCTCCAATGAAAGTAATTGATTATGTAGTAGTACACGAAATGTGCCATATGATTCATCTCAATCACGACCGATCCTTCTGGCGACTTGTAGGAAAAATATCGCCTGATTATAAAGAGCAGGAAAGTTGGTTGGCGCAGTCAAGTTGGAAGATGAATATTTAG